TGGGATCCAACATGGAGGCAAAGGCCTTTCGCCGTTGCAAGGCACCGCTGAGGGTCGCTTCAATCCCAGCCTCACCCAGCTGACGCAGGCCAAGCCAGAGCTTGAGGATCTCCGCGGGCCGGGTTCCCTGTAAGCCGATCTCCCCACCGTGGTCCACCCCATTGGGCGCCTGCATGTAGGGCAATCCTGTTGAAAAGGCCTGGCGGAGGTGGGTGCGATCCCTCAGCAACAGCAGCGATGAAGCTTTGGTGATGCCCAGCAGTTTCTGAGGATTCAGAGTGATCGAATCCGCCAACTCCATGCCACGCATCAGAGATGCGTGGCTGGTGCTCAGGGCGAACACACCGCCGATGGCTGCATCCACATGCAACCAGACCCCTGCATCACGACAGAGAGCTGCAAGATCCGAGAGGGGATCAATGGCACCACGCACGGTTGTCCCAGCGGTGGCCACCACCGCCAGACAAGGCCGGCCCTGGGCTTGCAGTGTTGTCAAACGCTCGCCCAAAGCGTCAAGACAGAGGCCGCCGTCGGGGGCCACCGGAAGCATCTGGAGGGCATCCTCCGACAAACCCATCACCCTTGCCGCCTTGTTGATCGAGACGTGGGCGTCTTGGCTGCAAAGGAGCACGGGATCCCGCTGCATCGAGCCCAAAGCGGCCCGAGCCGAGACCAGTGCCATGAGATTGCTCAGGGTTCCACCACTCGCCAGAACGCCTCCGGATCCTTCAGGCAACCCAATCCTGTGGCAGAACCAGCGGCACAGATCATGTTCCAGGCCAGTCAGCCCAGGAGACAGTTCCTCTGCCAGGAGATTGTTGTTCAAGCCCGCGCAAACCATCTCCGCCGCAATGGAGGCGGTGAGAGGGGGCGGATCAAGATGAGCCAAGGCACCGGGATGAGACGGCTGGTAAGCCCCATCCATCACTTGCTGCAGATCACTCAGGAGTGATTCGACACCAGCTCCTTCCAGCCCGGGAGCCACCTCAGGCAAAGGGCGCATCAAGGGCACCGGGCCCGTTCGTTCAGCCGAGCCGATCCAACGGCAGAGCAGATCTGAACTGCGGTGCAAGAAGTCATTCAGTACCGGGTCTGCAGCCGAGGGGATGGCGAACGGAGCGAGCCGATCCGATGGGTGCTGAGACTCGGAACAGGCTTGCAACGGAGACCCGTGAACTTCAGTGATCTTCGCGTCTCGTGGGATGGTGCTCAAAGGACAGCGTGTAACGACGGTGGATCAGCGGGATGACTTGACTCGCTGGATGGACGTTCTGCTCCAGCGGGCCGAGGCCACTGGCACGGAAGGAGAGGTACCAGTTGCCGCGGTGATCCTGGATGGAAACGGGAAGGCCATCGGACATGGACGCAACAGACGCCAGAACCATATGGACCCCCTTGGGCATGCCGAACTGGTGGCGTTACGGCAGGCAGCGGTGGTGCAGGGCGATTGGAGATTCAACGACTGCACCTTGATCGTGACCCTCGAGCCCTGCCCCATGTGTGCGGGAGCCTTGGTGCAGGCCCGAATGGGAGCAGTGGTGTATGCCGCATCGGACCCTAAACGCGGTGGTTTGGGGGGCAGCCTTGACCTCTCCACCCATGCCAGTGCGCACCATCACATGGAGGTGGTGCGCGGTGTGCGCGAGGCTGAGGCGAGAGGGCTGCTGGAGCGCTGGTTCAGGCAGCGGCGGCTTCAGAACCGCTAAAGCGAGGTAGCTCTGTCTCAAACAGGTTGAGGAGACGGTTCACATTTTCTGGGTTGGAGTTGTACCCCATCAGCCCGATTCGCCAGATTTTTCCAGCAAGCGTGCCGAGACCACCGCCCACCTCGATCCCGTGGTTGTTCAGCAGGTGCTGACTGAAGGCCTTTCCATCCACACCTTCAGGGATGCGAACAGTGGTGAG
This genomic interval from Synechococcus sp. UW69 contains the following:
- a CDS encoding aminotransferase class V-fold PLP-dependent enzyme — translated: MQACSESQHPSDRLAPFAIPSAADPVLNDFLHRSSDLLCRWIGSAERTGPVPLMRPLPEVAPGLEGAGVESLLSDLQQVMDGAYQPSHPGALAHLDPPPLTASIAAEMVCAGLNNNLLAEELSPGLTGLEHDLCRWFCHRIGLPEGSGGVLASGGTLSNLMALVSARAALGSMQRDPVLLCSQDAHVSINKAARVMGLSEDALQMLPVAPDGGLCLDALGERLTTLQAQGRPCLAVVATAGTTVRGAIDPLSDLAALCRDAGVWLHVDAAIGGVFALSTSHASLMRGMELADSITLNPQKLLGITKASSLLLLRDRTHLRQAFSTGLPYMQAPNGVDHGGEIGLQGTRPAEILKLWLGLRQLGEAGIEATLSGALQRRKAFASMLDPNKLTLLSGDLHLLAFQAREGGIDAAACWSEETRQMLLSHGYMLSRPFYGDRFCLKAVLGNPHTTAQHLSDLSDRLNASLA
- a CDS encoding nucleoside deaminase; the encoded protein is MVLKGQRVTTVDQRDDLTRWMDVLLQRAEATGTEGEVPVAAVILDGNGKAIGHGRNRRQNHMDPLGHAELVALRQAAVVQGDWRFNDCTLIVTLEPCPMCAGALVQARMGAVVYAASDPKRGGLGGSLDLSTHASAHHHMEVVRGVREAEARGLLERWFRQRRLQNR